Proteins from a genomic interval of Pseudomonas silesiensis:
- a CDS encoding nuclear transport factor 2 family protein, translated as MSDAHAALITQFYQAFQRLDAEAMSACYTDDVVFSDPAFGELRGRDAGDMWRMLTTRAKDFSLTFDNVRSDERTGAAHWVATYLFSQTGNTVVNDIQARFVFRDGKICEHHDSFDLWAWSRQALGFKGLLLGWTPAVRNAVRAQALKGLKAFQASR; from the coding sequence ATGAGTGACGCCCACGCTGCTTTGATCACCCAGTTCTACCAAGCCTTCCAGCGCCTGGATGCCGAAGCCATGAGCGCTTGCTACACCGATGACGTGGTGTTCAGTGACCCGGCGTTCGGCGAGCTGCGCGGCCGTGATGCCGGTGACATGTGGCGCATGCTCACTACCCGGGCCAAGGATTTCTCCCTGACGTTCGACAACGTGCGCAGCGATGAACGCACCGGCGCTGCGCACTGGGTGGCGACCTACCTGTTCAGCCAGACCGGCAACACCGTGGTCAATGACATTCAGGCGCGTTTCGTGTTTCGCGACGGCAAGATTTGCGAGCATCACGACAGTTTTGATCTGTGGGCCTGGTCCCGTCAGGCGCTGGGATTCAAAGGGCTGCTGCTGGGCTGGACACCTGCGGTGAGAAACGCCGTTCGTGCGCAAGCGTTAAAGGGGCTAAAGGCATTCCAGGCCAGTCGCTGA
- a CDS encoding GIY-YIG nuclease family protein, producing the protein MNTSSESTVIAAEPSLPVSKTWFVYLVRAANGSLYCGISDDPVRRFATHQSGKGARFFLSSPAVALVYTEVCRDKSDALRQERLIKKLKKSAKECLVASATAGLSI; encoded by the coding sequence GTGAACACCTCGAGCGAATCTACCGTCATTGCCGCCGAACCGTCGCTGCCCGTCAGTAAAACCTGGTTCGTCTACCTTGTTCGCGCGGCTAATGGTTCGCTCTACTGCGGGATCAGCGACGATCCCGTCCGCCGTTTCGCCACCCACCAAAGCGGCAAAGGCGCGCGTTTCTTCCTGTCCAGCCCGGCCGTGGCATTGGTGTATACCGAAGTCTGCCGCGACAAAAGCGACGCCCTGCGGCAGGAACGGCTGATCAAAAAACTGAAAAAAAGCGCCAAGGAATGCCTGGTGGCGAGCGCGACGGCAGGCTTATCAATCTGA